One genomic window of Quercus lobata isolate SW786 chromosome 9, ValleyOak3.0 Primary Assembly, whole genome shotgun sequence includes the following:
- the LOC115960998 gene encoding S-type anion channel SLAH2-like isoform X1 → MEDNTHIGSAQQNSTEVPSLLNYISSNKVAGFDDINISSSTNDQCQTSEYGSFSPTTNGIESEPIQRHQRVPSISISTPASPVNAHLPTTKRVLFSGETIIRDGFPDSFGVPKTASSKPSKYSKYHSQPIVTGPAFKEAITDGKFAYHPSIKRIKDNRFDSFKTWSGKLERQLTQLRGKLPREAGPKDDIVHKTEFERNLPVDRYFDALEGPELDTVKASEEILLPNDDLWPFFLRFPISSFGICLGITSQAIMWKSLATTASTKFLHISLTVNLILWCISIALVATVASIYLLKVIFYFEAVRREYYHPIRINFFFAPWIALLFLALGVPPSVAKNLPQPLWYVLMTPIFFLELKIYGQWMSGGRRRLSKVANPSNHLSVVGNFVGALLGASMGIKEGPIFFFAIGLAHYIVLFVTLYQRLPTNETLPKELHPVFFLFVAAPSVASMAWAKIQGTFDYGSRIAYFIGLFLYFSLAVRLNFFRGFTFSMAWWAYTFPMTGAAIATIRYSNEVTSVLTQALSVILSATATLTVTALLITTIWHAFILQDLFPNDLAIAISETQPKPHRKWFHLGHGSSDDKDDENFLKFRGSDGNDLEASTKPPSSERGEA, encoded by the exons ATGGAAGACAACACACATATCGGTTCTGCACAGCAGAATTCCACTGAAGTCCCATCTCTCCTCAACTATATATCATCAAATAAAGTAGCTGGCTTTGATGACATTAATATATCTAGCTCCACAAATGATCAGTGTCAGACAAGCGAATATGGATCTTTCAGTCCAACAACTAAT GGCATTGAGTCTGAACCCATTCAACGTCATCAAAGGGTACCTTCTATTTCTATTAGCACGCCTGCATCTCCTGTGAATGCTCACTTACCGACCACCAAAAGAGTTCTCTTTAGCGGCGAAACAATTATTAGGGATGGATTTCCAGACTCTTTTGGTGTACCCAAGACTGCTAGCAGCAAACCATCAAAATATTCAAAGTATCATTCTCAGCCAATTGTTACAGGCCCTGCATTTAAGGAGGCAATTACTGATGGAAAATTTGCATACCACCCAAGTATTAAAAGGATAAAGGACAATAGATTTGATTCTTTCAAAACATGGTCAGGGAAACTTGAGAGGCAGCTCACACAACTACGTGGAAAGTTGCCACGGGAAGCTGGACCCAAGGATGACATAGTGCATAAAACAGAATTTGAAAGGAATTTGCCTGTGGACCGATACTTTGATGCCTTGGAAGGGCCAGAGCTGGACACTGTTAAG GCTTCAGAGGAAATACTGCTTCCAAATGATGATTTATGGCCATTTTTTCTACGGTTTCCCATCTCTTCATTTGGTATCTGTCTTGGTATTACCAGCCAAGCAATTATGTGGAAATCTCTGGCCACCACTGCCTCCACAAAGTTTCTCCACATAAGTCTGACAGTAAATCTCATTTTATGGTGCATCTCTATTGCTCTTGTAGCAACTGTTGCTTCCATCTACCTTCTAAAAGTGATTTTCTACTTTGAAGCAGTTCGTCGTGAGTACTACCACCCTATCCGTATCAACTTTTTCTTTGCCCCATGGATAGCCCTCTTGTTTTTAGCTCTTGGAGTGCCACCTTCAGTTGCTAAAAACCTGCCTCAACCTCTTTGGTATGTTCTCATGACAccaattttctttctcgagCTTAAGATCTATGGACAGTGGATGTCAGGAGGCCGAAGGAGGCTATCAAAGGTGGCCAATCCTTCAAACCATCTCTCCGTTGTTGGAAATTTTGTGGGGGCATTACTAGGTGCATCGATGGGTATAAAAGAAGGGCCTATATTCTTCTTTGCTATTGGGTTGGCTCACTACATAGTTCTATTTGTAACTCTCTACCAGAGGCTTCCAACAAATGAGACACTTCCAAAAGAGCTACACCCTGTATTCTTTCTGTTTGTGGCAGCACCAAGCGTTGCTTCAATGGCATGGGCAAAGATTCAAGGAACCTTTGACTATGGTTCACGGATTGCTTACTTCATTGGCCTGTTCCTTTATTTCTCACTG GCAGTTCGGCTTAATTTCTTCCGAGGATTCAC GTTTTCGATGGCATGGTGGGCCTACACTTTTCCAATGACTGGCGCTGCCATTGCAACCATTAGGTACTCAAATGAAGTCACAAGTGTGTTGACTCAAGCCCTGTCTGTCATCCTCTCCGCCACTGCTACGCTTACAGTTACGGCTCTACTTATAACAACTATCTGGCATGCCTTCATTCTCCAAGACCTTTTTCCTAATGACCTTGCTATTGCCATCAGTGAGACACAGCCAAAACCACACAGGAAATGGTTTCATCTAGGACACGGTAGCTCAGATGACAAAGATGatgaaaatttcttaaaatttagagGCTCAGATGGCAATGATTTAGAGGCCTCTACAAAACCTCCAAGCTCTGAGAGAGGTGAAGCTTAA
- the LOC115960998 gene encoding S-type anion channel SLAH2-like isoform X2, with the protein MISVRQANMDLSVQQLMQGIESEPIQRHQRVPSISISTPASPVNAHLPTTKRVLFSGETIIRDGFPDSFGVPKTASSKPSKYSKYHSQPIVTGPAFKEAITDGKFAYHPSIKRIKDNRFDSFKTWSGKLERQLTQLRGKLPREAGPKDDIVHKTEFERNLPVDRYFDALEGPELDTVKASEEILLPNDDLWPFFLRFPISSFGICLGITSQAIMWKSLATTASTKFLHISLTVNLILWCISIALVATVASIYLLKVIFYFEAVRREYYHPIRINFFFAPWIALLFLALGVPPSVAKNLPQPLWYVLMTPIFFLELKIYGQWMSGGRRRLSKVANPSNHLSVVGNFVGALLGASMGIKEGPIFFFAIGLAHYIVLFVTLYQRLPTNETLPKELHPVFFLFVAAPSVASMAWAKIQGTFDYGSRIAYFIGLFLYFSLAVRLNFFRGFTFSMAWWAYTFPMTGAAIATIRYSNEVTSVLTQALSVILSATATLTVTALLITTIWHAFILQDLFPNDLAIAISETQPKPHRKWFHLGHGSSDDKDDENFLKFRGSDGNDLEASTKPPSSERGEA; encoded by the exons ATGATCAGTGTCAGACAAGCGAATATGGATCTTTCAGTCCAACAACTAAT GCAGGGCATTGAGTCTGAACCCATTCAACGTCATCAAAGGGTACCTTCTATTTCTATTAGCACGCCTGCATCTCCTGTGAATGCTCACTTACCGACCACCAAAAGAGTTCTCTTTAGCGGCGAAACAATTATTAGGGATGGATTTCCAGACTCTTTTGGTGTACCCAAGACTGCTAGCAGCAAACCATCAAAATATTCAAAGTATCATTCTCAGCCAATTGTTACAGGCCCTGCATTTAAGGAGGCAATTACTGATGGAAAATTTGCATACCACCCAAGTATTAAAAGGATAAAGGACAATAGATTTGATTCTTTCAAAACATGGTCAGGGAAACTTGAGAGGCAGCTCACACAACTACGTGGAAAGTTGCCACGGGAAGCTGGACCCAAGGATGACATAGTGCATAAAACAGAATTTGAAAGGAATTTGCCTGTGGACCGATACTTTGATGCCTTGGAAGGGCCAGAGCTGGACACTGTTAAG GCTTCAGAGGAAATACTGCTTCCAAATGATGATTTATGGCCATTTTTTCTACGGTTTCCCATCTCTTCATTTGGTATCTGTCTTGGTATTACCAGCCAAGCAATTATGTGGAAATCTCTGGCCACCACTGCCTCCACAAAGTTTCTCCACATAAGTCTGACAGTAAATCTCATTTTATGGTGCATCTCTATTGCTCTTGTAGCAACTGTTGCTTCCATCTACCTTCTAAAAGTGATTTTCTACTTTGAAGCAGTTCGTCGTGAGTACTACCACCCTATCCGTATCAACTTTTTCTTTGCCCCATGGATAGCCCTCTTGTTTTTAGCTCTTGGAGTGCCACCTTCAGTTGCTAAAAACCTGCCTCAACCTCTTTGGTATGTTCTCATGACAccaattttctttctcgagCTTAAGATCTATGGACAGTGGATGTCAGGAGGCCGAAGGAGGCTATCAAAGGTGGCCAATCCTTCAAACCATCTCTCCGTTGTTGGAAATTTTGTGGGGGCATTACTAGGTGCATCGATGGGTATAAAAGAAGGGCCTATATTCTTCTTTGCTATTGGGTTGGCTCACTACATAGTTCTATTTGTAACTCTCTACCAGAGGCTTCCAACAAATGAGACACTTCCAAAAGAGCTACACCCTGTATTCTTTCTGTTTGTGGCAGCACCAAGCGTTGCTTCAATGGCATGGGCAAAGATTCAAGGAACCTTTGACTATGGTTCACGGATTGCTTACTTCATTGGCCTGTTCCTTTATTTCTCACTG GCAGTTCGGCTTAATTTCTTCCGAGGATTCAC GTTTTCGATGGCATGGTGGGCCTACACTTTTCCAATGACTGGCGCTGCCATTGCAACCATTAGGTACTCAAATGAAGTCACAAGTGTGTTGACTCAAGCCCTGTCTGTCATCCTCTCCGCCACTGCTACGCTTACAGTTACGGCTCTACTTATAACAACTATCTGGCATGCCTTCATTCTCCAAGACCTTTTTCCTAATGACCTTGCTATTGCCATCAGTGAGACACAGCCAAAACCACACAGGAAATGGTTTCATCTAGGACACGGTAGCTCAGATGACAAAGATGatgaaaatttcttaaaatttagagGCTCAGATGGCAATGATTTAGAGGCCTCTACAAAACCTCCAAGCTCTGAGAGAGGTGAAGCTTAA
- the LOC115960337 gene encoding probable membrane-associated kinase regulator 6, whose product MEASQPLSIESFSYSWLVNLRPSLESLDNSFRYSLDASDEASFIEMDPRMPPSKRFFRDSQDFKFDLPISQSSLALVHADELFSNGYVMPLFVDPLKMEAYNYKASDCSTPTLLPSSSHAPKVLIPNDIPRRSSSIRRCRRLSKHIFQKYMDFLRPLFQGLRRSKSSSKADSVDKRVHKVVKNWVYSSETSPRISVAYSADDDWRKSCDSESSIYEAVLHCKRSIGK is encoded by the exons ATGGAAGCTTCACAGCCTCTTTCAATTGAAAGCTTTTCATACAGTTGGCTAGTGAACCTAAGACCATCATTAGAAAGCTTAGACAACTCCTTCAGGTACTCGCTTGATGCATCCGATGAAGCCTCCTTCATTGAGATGGACCCAAGAATGCCACCCTCCAAGAGATTCTTTAGGGACTCTCAGGATTTCAAGTTTGATCTTCCAATTTCACAATCTTCTCTTGCTCTGGTTCACGCAGACGAGCTCTTTTCCAATGGCTATGTTATGCCTCTCTTTGTTGATCCATTGAAGATGGAGGCTTATAATTATAAGGCCTCAGATTGCAGTACTCCAACCCTTCTGCCATCCTCTTCCCATGCACCTAAAGTTCTAATCCCAAATGATATTCCTCGTCGCTCTTCAAGTATTAGAAGGTGTCGAAGATTATCAAAGCACATATTTCAAAAGTATATGGATTTTCTTAGGCCATTGTTTCAAGGACTAAGACGAAGCAAATCAAGTTCTAAAGCTGACAGTGTTGATAAAAGAGTTCATAAGGTGGTGAAGAACTGGGTATACTCATCAGAAACATCTCCAAGAATTAGTGTAGCTTACTCTGCTGATGATGATTGGCGCAAATCTTGTGACTCTGAGAGTTCAATTTATGAGGCAGTTCTCCATTGCAAAAGATCCATAG GAAAATGA